The Gemmatimonadota bacterium genome contains the following window.
CCTGGGTAAATTGAATTGTTGGAGATCGGGTGGGCCGATCGATAGCGAGGATATAATATACAATGAATGCTGAGAAAATAGAACTCAAAGGTTTGTTTCCCGAAGAGTTGGCACAGCATGTGTCCGATATGGGCCTGGAGCGGTACAGAACCCGACAGTTGGTTGACTGGCTCTACAACAAGGGTGTCACGGATTTTGAGTCGATGACGAATTTGTCCAAAACCGTGCGCGCGCAGTTCGATGAGCAATTTACGCTTTTGAGATTAAATTGCGTTGGTGAATTGAGGTCTCCGTCAACAGATACGGTGAAGTTTTTGTTTGAGTTGCCCGATAAGCGGCTTATCGAGAGTGTTTTGATGTGGGATGGCAAGCGTCGCACGCTGTGTGTGTCGTCGCAGGTGGGGTGTCCGCTCGATTGCCAGTTCTGCGCGACCGCGCGCATGGGGTTGATTCGCAATTTGACGGCGGCAGAGATTGTCGAGCAGGTGTTGTACGCACAGCGTTTTTTGCGTGCGGAGGGCGATGAGTTGACGCATGTGGTGATGATGGGGATGGGAGAACCTTTGCTGAATTTCGATCAGGTGATTCGAGCTATTCGATTGATCAATCTGGATTATGGGGCGGCTGTGGGCATACGTCGCATTACATTGTCAACGGTTGGTCATGTGCCGGGTATTGCAAAACTGGCGCGAGAAAAACTCAAGATTGGATTGGCAGTGTCGCTCAATGCGACGACCGATGAGCAGCGGTCAGAGATTATGCCGATTAATCGCAGGTGGCCTATTGCAGAACTCCTGTCCGCTGTGAGAGCCTATTACGATCAGGTCAGACGGTGGGTGACGTTTGAATATGTGTTGTTGCACGGGTTTAATGATACAGCCGAAGATGCATACAAGCTGATTGACCTCGTACGCGATATTCCATGTAAAGTTAATGTGATACCATGGAATCCCATTGAAGATGCGCGCTATGAACGCCCTCCGCAGAAAGCAATTGATCGGTTTGTCGATATTTTGTCTCACGCGCAATTGACAGCAACTGTTCGCTATAGCAAGGGAGATGATATTGCGGCTGGATGTGGACAGTTGTATTGGGAGATGGAGAGGGGTGTGAAGTGAGAGGCTGATTTTTACCTTTTTACTCTTGAAATATTTCCCTATCTGTTCTATGATAAGCATAACCACGAAGCTACCTGTTTTTTTCTCCTCCATAACACAGTTTGGAGATGTTTTTTATGGAACAATTTGTTATCGAGGGTGGGCATCCTTTGTCTGGAACTGTTGTTCCTGCTGGCAATAAGAATGCGGCGCAACCTCTTTTGGCGGCGACTTTGTTGACTGAAGAACCCGTGGTGCTAAAAAATGTACCTGATATTGGTGATATTGCCGTTATTGTCGAAATTTTGCGCGATCTGGGGGCAGAGGTTCGCTACTCGGGTGATCACGAACTGACTATTTGTACACGGGATGTCCGCAAGTCTGTGTTGCGGGCCGATTTGTGCCGGAAAGTGCGCGGCAGTTTTATGTTTGCCGGTCCGTTGTTGGGGCGATTTGGGAAGGCGACTATTCCGCGACCTGGGGGCGACCGCATTGGTCGGCGGCGGGTCGATACGCATTTGATTGCGCTGGAAGAACTCGGTGTGCGTTTTCATACCAATCACATTTACGATTTTGAGGCGCCCAGAGGTCTTGTGGGGGCGGACATTTTTTTAGATGAGCGCAGTGTGACTGGCACTGAAAATGCCGTGATGGCAGCGGTTCTTGCGCGGGGTACGACTATTTTGAGCAATGTGGCTTCAGAGCCTCATGTGCAGGAATTGTGTTTGATGCTGAACAGGATGGGTGCTCAAATTTCGGGTATTGGGACCAATGAACTGGTTATTGAAGGCGTGTCGAGGCTCTGTGGAACAACGCATACGATTGGTCCAGATTATATGGAGGTCGGCAGTTTTATTGGGTTGGCAGGGGCGACCAATAGCGAGATTCGCATTGTCAATGCTGCGCCCAAAAATATGCGCAAGAGTTTGATGGTGTTTCGGCGGTTGGGGCTGGAAGTTGAGGTCGATGGCCAGGATATTGTGGTGCCGTCCTTTCAAAAGCTGGAAATTATGCCGGATGTGGGCGATGCGATTCCGCGCATTGACAACGATCCTTGGCCGGGTTTTCCACCCGATTTAATGAGTATTGCCATTGTGTTGGCGACACAGGCGCGGGGTACGGTGCTGTTTTTTGAGAAGATGTTTGAACAGCGTATGTACTGGTTGGACCGTCTCATTGATATGGGCGCGAAGATTGTGATTTGTGATCCGCATCGCGCTGTGGTGGTTGGACCGTCAAAACTTTATGGCGAACATTTGACGAGTCCCGATATTCGGGCGGGTATGGCGCTGATTATTGCGGCTTTGTGTGCCGAGGGTGAAAGTGTGATTAGAAATATCGAACAGATTGATCGCGGTTACGAACAAATTGATACGCGCTTGCGCAGTTTGGGTGCGCGTATTCAGCGGGTGACGGTGAAGGAGTAATGATAAGAGGTGATTTGATGTGACGAATGACGAGGATGCACGCACGGGCGCGCTGGAAATTGTGCGTCGTTTGCAGGCGCGGGGTTTTCGCGCTTTGTGGGCCGGTGGATGCGTGCGAGACATGCTGATGGGGCAGGTGCCCCGCGATTACGATATTGCCACAAATGCCGATCTCCAACAGGTGATCGGCATTTTTCCGCAT
Protein-coding sequences here:
- the rlmN gene encoding 23S rRNA (adenine(2503)-C(2))-methyltransferase RlmN — its product is MNAEKIELKGLFPEELAQHVSDMGLERYRTRQLVDWLYNKGVTDFESMTNLSKTVRAQFDEQFTLLRLNCVGELRSPSTDTVKFLFELPDKRLIESVLMWDGKRRTLCVSSQVGCPLDCQFCATARMGLIRNLTAAEIVEQVLYAQRFLRAEGDELTHVVMMGMGEPLLNFDQVIRAIRLINLDYGAAVGIRRITLSTVGHVPGIAKLAREKLKIGLAVSLNATTDEQRSEIMPINRRWPIAELLSAVRAYYDQVRRWVTFEYVLLHGFNDTAEDAYKLIDLVRDIPCKVNVIPWNPIEDARYERPPQKAIDRFVDILSHAQLTATVRYSKGDDIAAGCGQLYWEMERGVK
- the murA gene encoding UDP-N-acetylglucosamine 1-carboxyvinyltransferase, which encodes MEQFVIEGGHPLSGTVVPAGNKNAAQPLLAATLLTEEPVVLKNVPDIGDIAVIVEILRDLGAEVRYSGDHELTICTRDVRKSVLRADLCRKVRGSFMFAGPLLGRFGKATIPRPGGDRIGRRRVDTHLIALEELGVRFHTNHIYDFEAPRGLVGADIFLDERSVTGTENAVMAAVLARGTTILSNVASEPHVQELCLMLNRMGAQISGIGTNELVIEGVSRLCGTTHTIGPDYMEVGSFIGLAGATNSEIRIVNAAPKNMRKSLMVFRRLGLEVEVDGQDIVVPSFQKLEIMPDVGDAIPRIDNDPWPGFPPDLMSIAIVLATQARGTVLFFEKMFEQRMYWLDRLIDMGAKIVICDPHRAVVVGPSKLYGEHLTSPDIRAGMALIIAALCAEGESVIRNIEQIDRGYEQIDTRLRSLGARIQRVTVKE